One Helianthus annuus cultivar XRQ/B chromosome 12, HanXRQr2.0-SUNRISE, whole genome shotgun sequence genomic region harbors:
- the LOC110893381 gene encoding uncharacterized protein LOC110893381 yields the protein MKRKLLTQDKILQWDLSRRKNMNMMCCLLCYENYDSHHHLFFECKFSDEVWNMIRGKVGMEAVCSRWADITEWLCARIRSKKVEIYVAKLLVAAAAYTIWQERNARLFRNQLRPPEMVKDAILKTVRYKLMGAKLKNNARVRKLLGDWDIATETKDDGG from the coding sequence ATGAAGAGAAAGCTTCTTACTCAAGACAAGATTCTGCAGTGGGATCTCTCAAGGCGGAaaaacatgaatatgatgtgctgTCTATTGTGCTATGAGAACTATGATTCTCATCATCATCTATTCTTTGAATGTAAATTTTCGGATGAAGTTTGGAATATGATTAGGGGTAAAGTGGGAATGGAGGCCGTGTGTTCGAGATGGGCGGATATCACCGAGTGGTTATGTGCTCGTATTCGGTCAAAAAAAGTGGAGATTTATGTCGCGAAGCTTCTAGTTGCGGCTGCTGCGTATACTATTTGGCAAGAGCGGAATGCAAGACTATTCAGAAACCAATTGCGTCCACCAGAAATGGTGAAGGATGCTATTCTGAAAACTGTGAGATACAAGTTGATGGGAGCTAAGCTAAAGAACAATGCTAGGGTGCGGAAGCTGCTTGGGGATTGGGATATTGCAACCGAAACGAAAGATGACGGAGGCTAA